Part of the Flavobacterium okayamense genome, TACTCAAGTGTGGTTCCAATCAAGTATAAAAAGCTTTTTTTGTCGACTAAAATTTTTACACCATTATCTTCAAAAAGTTTATCTTCATCTTTTTGCTGGTTATCAAACTTTAGTTCATAAGACAAGCCACTACAACCACCACTTTTAACCCCTACGCGAATAAAATCGATAGTTGCATCAAATCCATCATCCGTCATTAACTCAATGGCTTTCTTTTTTGCCGAATCTGACACTTTAATCATAACCTCTTTGTTATTTATTTTTAATCGGTGTTATGTAATTCGCAATAAAAAAATTAATTCTTCTTATTGCTAATTTCATAGCTAATTTTGATTTTGTCTAAATTAACCGCAAAGATAGTTTATAAAATACGAAATGCAATGAATCGTAACATTTTTATAACTTATTGTAGCATAAAAAGAACTTATAGTAAATGCTATACAAAATTTGTAACTTGCAGAAAATTTAATTCAAATGAAAATTTACCCTATTGAAGCTGGAAATTTTAAGTTAGATGGAGGCGCGATGTTTGGTGTTGTACCTAAATCTATTTGGAATAGAACTAATCCCGCCGACAGCAATAATTTAATTGATATTGCGGCTCGTTGCATGTTAATTGAAGATGGTAACCGATTAATTTTGATTGATACTGGAATGGGTAATAAACAATCAGATAAATTTTTTGGTTATTATTCACTTTGGGGAGATTTCTCTTTAGAAAAATCACTTAAAGAAAAAGGATTTCATCCAGATGATATAACCGATGTTTTTATGACGCACTTGCACTTCGACCATTGTGGCGGTAGTGTGAATTGGAATAAAGACAGAACGGGTTATGAAGTTGCGTTTAAAAATGCACGTTATTGGACAAATGAAAATCATTGGGAATGGGCAACTATTCCTAATGCTCGTGAAAAAGCTTCTTTTTTACATGAGAACATAATTCCTATGCAAGAAAGTGGTCATTTGCATTTTATTTCAAGACCCGAAAGTGGTTTTTCTGAAACTTCTGAACTTGATCTTGGCATTTTCTTTGCAGATGGACATACTGAAAAGCAAATGTTGCCACATGTAAACTACAAAGGTAAAACGATAGTTTTTTGTGCTGATATGTTGCCAACAGCAGGGCATATTCCTATTCCATATGTAACTGGTTATGATACAAGACCTTTATTGTCTATGTCAGAGAAAGAAATTTTTTTAAAAATCGCAGCAGATAATAATTACTATTTATGGTTAGAGCACGATGCTCACAATCAAATTATAACCGTTCAAAACAGAGAAAAAGGAGTTCGTTTAAACGAAGTATTTACTTGCGATGAAATCCTAAATTAGTGTTAAATAGTAAATATAGTGTAACAAAATAAAAGCATATTTGTCAAATTAAATTAGTTATAAACATAAAACTTTATAAATGAGAACTTTAAAACCTATTTACATTTCTGCAGTTGCTGCTTTAGTCTTATCTAGCTGTGGATCTTCAAAAATGATTTCAACACCAATTGAAAATGTTGATAATCAACCGTTAAAAATTACTCCTTTAGCTGAAAATGATTTAAAAAGATGGAGTCATTTAGATCTTGTTAAAGATACTGTTCCTGGAATGAGCGTTGATAAAGCTTATGCAGAATTATTGAAAGGAAAAAAATCAACAACGGTTATTGTTGGTATTGTAGATTCTGGAGTAGATATTCGTCATGAAGATTTACAAGGCCAGATTTGGACAAACTCTAAAGAAATTGCGAACAACGGAAAAGATGATGATAACAATGGTTACATCGATGACATTCATGGTTGGAATTTCCTTGGAGATAGTAATGATGAACAATTAGAAAAAACTCGTATTGTTGCTAAAGGACCTGGAACTCCAGATTATGATAAAGCAAAAGCAGAACTTGATGAAGATATTGCTGGGGTAATGCAAACAAAACAACAAATCGATATGATTGTTGCCGCTGACAAAGCAATCAAAGAACATTTAAAGAAAGACAACTTTACTTTAGAAGATGTTAAGGGAATTCAAACTGAAGATCCTACTTTGTCTCAATACAAAGCTATGTTTACTCAAATTTTAAGTAGTACTACAAAAGAAGCTTTCGATAAAAGAATTCAAAGTGGCGTAGATTATGTTTACGATCAATTAAACTACAACTTAAATGTTAATTTTAATGGACGTAAAATTGTAGGTGATAACCCTAACGATATTAACGATACTAAATATGGTAACAACAACGTAATTGGTCCAGATGCTGAAGATGCAAAACACGGAACTCACGTTGCTGGAATTGTTGCTCAAGTAAGAGGAAACGGAAAAGGTGGAGATGGTGTTGCTAAAAATGTTAAAATTATGGCAATTAGAGCGGTTCCAAATGGCGATGAGTATGATAAAGATATTGCATTAGGAATTCGTTATGCTGTAGATAATGGAGCAAAAGTAATTAATGGTTCATTTGGTAAATACTTCTCTCCAAATAAAGAATGGGTTCAAGACGCTTTAAAATATGCTGCTGAAAAAGATGTATTAGTAATTTTTGCAGCTGGTAACGATTCTAAAGATTTAGATGTAGTAAACAAATACCCAAGTGATTCTTACGATGGTGCTCCTGAAATTTCTAACAATGTGTTAATTGTAGGTGCATTAAATGTTGAATACGGTTCTAAAATGGTAGCTCCTTTTTCAAACTACGGAAAGAAAAACGTTGATGTTTTTGCTCCTGGTATGAAAATTTATGCTACAACACCTAATCAATCTTATGAGTATCTACAAGGAACTTCTATGGCTTCTCCTAATGTTGCTGGTGTTGCAGCTTTAATTCGTTCATATTATCCTAATTTAACTGCTGCTCAAGTGAAGCAAATCATTATGGATAGTGGTTTACCACTTAAAAATGACGTAAAAGTTGGTGAAGATCAACATAAAGCTAATTTCTCAGAAGTATCAAAAACAGGTAAAATTGTTAATGCTTACAATGCTATTATAATGGCAGAGAAAATGTCTAAATAATTCAATTTTTTACAATAAACTAACCACAAAATCGATTTATATAAAAAAAACGGTTTTGTGGTTTTTAATTTATAGCAATGAAGAAATTATTAATTATTACTTTGTTTTCGACTATAGGATTTAGTCAAAACAATCCAAATTCTGGTTATTGGCAACAACATGTCGACTACAAAATGGATGTTGATATGAATGTTAAAAATTACCAATATAAAGGACATCAAGAATTAGTTTATACTAACCATTCTCCAGATACACTAAAAAAAGTTTATTATCATTTGTACCCTAATGCCTTTCAACCTGGAAGTGCTATGGATGTTCGTTTACAAACTATTGCCGATCCTGATAAAAGAATGGTACGATCTTTTAAAAAAGGAAATGAAGATGTTACTGAAAGTAGAATTAGCACATTACAACCAAATGAAATTGGCTATTTGAAAATTTCAAACTTTACTCAAAATGGTAAACCTGCTTCTACTAAAGTTGTTGGAACTGTTATGGAAGTTGAGTTAAACGAACCTATTTTACCTCATCAAAAAACAACTTTTGTTTTAGATTTTGATGGACAAGTTCCTTTACAGGTTCGTCGTTCAGGTAGAAATTCAGAAGAAGGTGTAGCGCTTTCAATGACACAATGGTATCCTAAAATGGCTGAATATGATTTTGAAGGTTGGCATGCCGATCCATACATTGGAAGAGAATTTCATGGTGTTTGGGGAAATTTCGATGTAAAAATTACACTTGATAAAGAATATACTATTGGCGGTACAGGATATTTACAAAACAAAAATGAAATAGGTCACGGCTATCAAGATAAGAGTGTAGAAGTAAAGCTTCCTAAGAAAGCAAAAACATTAACTTGGCATTTTGTTGCGCCAAATGTTCACGATTTTGCTTGGGGTGCTGATAATGAATACCTTCACGATATGGTTTTAGGACCAAATAATGTAGAATTACATTTCTTCTATAAAAACAAGAAAGAAAATATAGAAAACTGGAAAAAACTTCAACCCAAAACTGTTGAATTATTGGCGTTTTTCAATAAAGCTGTTGGTGAATATCCTTACAAACAATATTCTATTGTACAAGGTGGCGATGGTGGAATGGAATATGCGATGTGTACATTAATAACTGGAAACAGAAGTTATGGAAGCTTAGTCGGTGTAACGGCACACGAATTTGCGCATTCTTGGTTCCAACATATTTTAGCATCAAACGAGAGTAAACATGAATGGATGGATGAAGGTTTTACTTCATTTATTTCAGATTTAGCTATGGAACAAGTTTTACCATCTAAAACTAAAGACGGCGAAGAAGTTAACCCTTTCGAAGGAGCCTACCAAGGTTATCGTTATTTAGCTAAAAGTGGTAAAGAACAACCGCTTTCTACCCATGCAGATCGTTATGATTTTAATATGACATATGGAATTGGAGCTTATAGTAAAGGTGAAATCTTTTTATCGCAATTAGGATATGTTATTGGGGTAGAAAACTTAATGAAAACTTTAAAACGTTATTACAACGATTATAAGTTTACACATCCAACTCCAAATGATATTAAAAGAACTGCCGAAAAAGTTTCTGGAGCTAATTTAGATTGGTATTTAGTAGATTGGACACAAACTACCAATACAATTGATTATGGAATAAAAAATGTTTCCGAAGAAAATAATATGAGTAAAGTAACTCTTGAAAGAATTGGAAGAATGCCTATGCCAATAGATTTATTGGTTGTTTATGAAGATGGAACTCAAGATACTTTTTACATTCCAAATACTTTAATGCGTTGGGAAAAACCAAATCCTTTTCCAATAGAAAGAACTGTTTTAGAAGGTTGGGATTGGGCATACCCTACATTTAGTTTTACAACTAAAAAAGGTATAAAAGCAATTGTTATCGACCCTAGCGGCTTAATGGCTGACGTTGATTTAAACAACAATACTTGGGAGAAAAAATAATTTAATTTCCTCATAAAAACAAAAGCCATCGTTTAGATGGCTTTTTTTATACCTTTGCCTCAATGAAATTTACGTATCCCAAACACGAAAAATTAAAAAGTCAAACGGCAATAAATTTACTTTTTTCTGAAGGTAAATCGGTTGCAAAATATCCCTTACGTTTGGTTTATGTTGAAAATCCAAATGCAGAAGAGAAACTACAAATTGGAGTTTCAGTTTCAAAAAAATATTTTAAAAAAGCTGTAGATAGAAATCTTTTTAAACGCTTACTCAGAGAATCGTATCGTTTAAATAAAAATTTATTAAAAATTGATTCAGAAAAAAAGTACAGCATGATGCTTTTGTACCAAACAAAAGACCGCTTATCATTTGAAGAAATTCAAGAAAAGATGATTCTTCTATTCGAAAAATTTCAAAAAGAAACTGAAAAGTAAAGTTTGGCTAAATTTTTGTAAACGTATAGTTTTCACAAAACAATTTTAGGTTTTAAATCAATAATACTTAAATTAGCAGTTAATATATTTAATTCTTAAAGAATTAAGAAAATTTTGGATCAAAATGAGACTACTTAAAAAACATTATATCATTACAATTTTTTCAGTTGTATTTCTATTTATTGGAGCCAGCTTTCGAAATGACTTTTTCGAAATCGCTAAGCAAATAGAAATTTTTACAGAAACCTTTAAAACGGTAAACCAAAACTATGTAGATGAAACAAATCCTGGCGAGTTAATGGATGTGGCATTGAAAAGTATGCTTTCAGAATTAGATCCGTATACTGTTTTTTTTAACGAACAAGATGTTTTGCGTTTTAAGATTAATAATACTGGAGAATATACAGGAATTGGCGCTTTAGTTCAACGTATTGATGGACATGTAATTTTAAAAGAAGTCTATAAAGGATTCTCTGCTGATAAAGCTGGACTTAAAGCTGGTGACGAAATTGTCCAAATTGATGACATCAATCTTAAAGAATACAAAGAAGACGCTTCTCAACTATTAAGAGGCTCTAAAAGTAGTAAAGTAAACATTCAATATTTACGTCTAGGAAAAAAACAAACAACTGAAATTATCTTAAACGAAGTAGAAATAAAAGCAGTTCCCTTCTTCAAATTACTAGATGATAATGTTGGGTATATTGTTTTAACTAAATTTACAGAAACAGCTAGCAAAGAAGTGCGTTCTGCACTGATAGATTTAAAAGGTAAAGGAGCAACAAAAATCATTCTTGATTTAAGAGGAAATCCAGGTGGTTTACTTCATGAAGCAGTAAATATTTGCAATTTATTTGTTCCTAAAGGGGAAATAATTGTAACTACAAAATCAAAAAATGAAAAACATAACAATACCTATCGTACACAAAATCAGCCTTTAGATTTAGATATTCCTTTGGCCGTAATTGTAGATGGTAAAAGTGCTTCGGCTTCTGAGATTGTTTCAGGTGCTTTACAAGATTTAGACAGAGCTGTTGTTTTAGGTAGTCGTAGTTTCGGAAAAGGATTAGTTCAACGTCCTTTAAACTTATCTTACGGCACTCAAGTTAAAGTTACTATTTCACGTTACTATACGCCTTCAGGACGCTGTATTCAAGCATTAGATTATTCTAGAAAAGATGAAAACGGAAAAGCTATAAAGAAAACGCAAGAAGAATTTAATGCTTTTACTACCAAAAAAGGAAGAACTGTTTATGATGGCGGAGGAATTCAACCTGATATTGTTATTGCAGAAACTAAAACAAGTTCGATAACTGATGCGTTACTAAAAAACAACGCAATTTTTGATTTTGCTACGCAAATGTACTATCAAAAGCCAAATAACACTTCAGTTTCAGAAACAGATTTTAACGCTTTTAAAAATTTTGTAAAAAATGACAAGTATAAATTAGACACGGAAACAGAACGTGCTTTAGAAGTCCTTTTAGAAAAAGCTAAAAAAGAAAAAATTGATGTGGTAATCGCTACTCAGTATGAACAACTAGAACAAAAGATTAAACAAAGCGAAGAAGCAGAAATTGTAAAGTATAAAGCTGAGATTCTTAAACAAATTGAAGAAGAATTGATTATTAGAAATCATTATAGAGAAGGGCTTTATTCTTCTTATACTGATAAAAATACTGAAATTAAAAAAGCTAAAGAAGTACTAAATAATTTAGCGCAATATAAATCTATTTTAAAACAATAATCATGCGTAAAATTCTACTATTCTTTATTGTAATAATTCCTTTTTTAGGGTTTTCACAACAAGATGAAGAAGTACACTCTATATATTTTGAATTTGATAAATACAATTTAAAGCCTGAACAAGCTGATGGAGTTGTCAATTTCGTAAAAAAATTAGATACAACCAAAGTTGAATCTATTGAAATATTTGGATATTGTGACGATAGAGGTAAAGATGCTTATAATTATAAATTATCGACAAATAGAGCTACTACAGTAAAAAACAAACTTGTTGAAAAAGGCATAAAAAATAAAATTATAATTACAATAGAGGGAAAAGGGCGTATTTTAATTGACGAAGATGTATTAGATAATGTTCCTGAAGTCCGTTCAAAAAACCGTCGTGTAGATGTTGTTGTTAATTACAAGCCTGTAGTTGTGTCGCATTTAGGCATACCACATTTGTATGAACAACTCCCTAAAAATCCTGTTGTTGGTGATCGAATTTATTTAGACGATGTGTTATTTGAACGAGGTAGTAGTAATCTAACGTTTAAAGCAAAAAAACAATTAGATTTTATTGCAAGACAATTATATCGATTTCCTAAACTTGAATTTGAAATTCAAGGCCATGTTTGTTGTACACCTTATCATACAGAAGCCATTGATCGTGCTACAAAAAAGCGTGAGTTATCTATTAACAGAGCAGAACGTGTTTTTAAATACTTTTCTTCAAAAAAAATTGCTAAATCAAGAATGAAAACTATTGGATTGGGGAACAGTCAACCTCTAGGCAAAGGTTCACAATTTGATAGAAGAGTGGAATTAGTTATTACGAAGATTTAATATAAAAAAAGGCTGAAAATATAATCAGCCTTTTTTCATTCTTATATGCGGAATATCGTCTTCTAAGTACATTTCGCTGATTTTTACAAATCCGTGAGACTCATAAAATTTTTGCAAATATTCTTGAGCTGAAATTTCAATAGTTGTTTCGTTGAAATTTTCTTTTATCGCTTCAATAGAAACTCGCATTAAATCGTGTCCGAATTTTTTATCGCGACATTTCTGTTTTACTACCACTCTTCCTATTGAGGTTTCCTCAAAATAATATCCTTTATCAAATAAACGCGAATAAGCCACCAATTCTTCGTTATAATATCCTAAAACGTGAATTGCCTTTGCGTCTTTGCCATCTACATCTTGATAAACGCAATTTTGCTCCACCACAAACACTTCTGAACGCAATTGGAGTAAATTATATAGTTCGCTTATAGAAAGCTCGTTAAATCGCTTTATTTTGAATTTAATTTCCATTGTAATAAAATTGTCATTCCGATGTTAGGAGGAAACTCATAATACATAGATTTTTCGCTTTGTTCAGACTCGAGGCGTTGCCGAACAGAGCGAAGCTGATAACAAAAAATATGAAGTTAATATTACTTCAAAAACTTAACCGACTGTATAATCGCTTCGAGTTCGAAAACTAAATCGCGTTTTGCTTTCGACGGATTGTAAGTAAATCCTTCAAGAATTAAGTAGCGATTATTTCTAGTATCTTTTATAGCGTAATTTACAAAAGGTCCAGCCATGAAATCGTTCTTCAATTCCCAGGTTCCTTTTGTTAAGAAAGTTTTTCTACCTTGAATTTTAGTATCAAACAAATACGGCGCATAAGCTTCCTCAGTAATCATCCAAGTATTTGGTAAAACTCCATGAATATTTTGTTTACCAATTGAATCACGCATTTTAATGATGTTTCCAATTACTGCACTATCATTTTCAATTTTGTTAATGGGAACCTGATAAACTAAAATACTGTTATAACCAGATGAAAATTCTTTTCTTATCCATAGAAAATCATCCTTTAACATGTCGTATTTATATCCATATCCAATTTCTAAACTAACACCAAAACGATCCTTTATGTTTTTGTCGCTTATTAGTGATTTTCTAATTCTTTTTTGGTTTTCTGTAATTTCAGAAGCTTTTAGAGATTGAATAATTTCAGGTGTTTTTTCTTCAAGAAGTTTTAAGATTTCTTCATTGTTTTTACCCGAAATAAAAAAAACTTTTTGAGGTTTTGCGTACTGATTGTCTTTTGCAACATACGAATTTTGTCCACCTTTTGAGATGTAAACAATGTTTCGACTTTTACGTGCAAAACCTTCAAAAATTTTAGTTGGATACTGATTTAGGTTGAACAATGGCTCTTCTTGAGGTAATCCATCAACTGGAGCAGCAAATTTCTTACGTATTGAATCGCCAATTTCTCCATTCCATAAATTTTCATCTATAAAAAATGAGACATTATTAATTTTCCCGTTCGAGTCAGACAAAACCGCTTTTTTATCGGCTTCGGTTTCTTGGCATGCAATTAAAATTAGGGCACAAACAAAAACTAAAAGAAATTTTTTCATCAGTAAATTGGTTTTTAAAATTCAAATTTGGGTGTGAAATTAACCATTTGTTTTTAATTTCATTCCCGGTTGAATATTATCACCACTAATATCGTTCCATTTTTTTAAATCTTCTGCAGAAATTCCTGGAAATTTTCTAGCAATTGAATATAACGAGTCCCCAGATTGAACAGTATAAGTTCCATTATTACTAGTATTTTTAGAATTTGAGACTGCCACAGGTTTACTTGAATAAATTTTTAAAGATTTACCTGCGTGTATTGTATTTCCTCTTAGATTATTCCATCTTCTCAAGTTTGCTATTGAAACATTATACTTATCTGCAATTAACCCAATACTTTCTCCTCTTCTAATTTTATGATAAATCACATTTGAAGATGATGAAGAATTACTTACAATAGCTTCTGTTTGAATACCTTCTTTTTTAGTTGCCAAATAATCTACATAAGCATAAACTTTATCTTCATTTGACACAAACAGGCCTAATTTATTTTTAGGCAAACGTAAATAATGTTGTTTCCCCTCTACAAACGGAATAATATTTAATTTGTAAATAGGATTTAAAAATTCGATTTGCTCAACGGGAATATCTAATAAATCGGAAACTTGTTGGAACGAGATTTCTCTTTTTACAGCAATTGTATCCGTTTCAAAATAAGAAGCAGTTGCTTTTTGAGGTTGTAAACCATGTTCTTTTTTGTATTCGAAAATATACATAGTTGCTAAAAATGCTGGAACGTAATTTGCTGTTTCACGTGGAAGGTTTCTGCGAATATTCCAGTAATTTTGACTTCCACCCGAACGACGGATTGCTTTTGATACATTTCCTGGTCCGGCATTATAAGAAGCTAAAACCAAACTCCAATCACCAAAAATTCCGTATAAATTTGATAAATATTGACAAGCAGCTTCTGTTGCTTTTAACGGATCGTAACGTTCGTCTACATAAGAATTTACTTCAAGATTGTATTGTTTCCCTGTTGGATACATAAATTGCCATAAACCTGTTGCGCCAACTCTTGAACGTGCTTTAGGATTTAATGCTGATTCTACAATTGCCAAATATTTAATCTCTAACGGAACATCGTATTTTGCTAAATGTTCTTCAAACATTGGAAAATAATATTCAGAAATTGCCATCAAACGCTCCATTGAACTTTTTCTGTTTTTTAAAAATGCTTTAATCACATTTTCTAAAGCCGGTGTATGTTCAATATTAAATGGAGACTGTGCGTCTAATTTTGCTAAACGTTTCTTTAGAACTTCAGTAGACAAATCATAATTAACGTTTCCTAACGAATCGATATCTATTTCGGTAACGTCGTTTTGCATTTCTTCAAAAATTTCTTCATTAGAAAGTTCTGCCATCCATCGTTCATCAATACAATTGCTTGTATTGTGATTTACAAATGTAGCTTTTAACGAATCGATATATGAAACTTTTGGAAGTTCTAAATTTGGTTCTACTTGTGCTTCTTCTTGAGCAAAGCTTGCAAAAGAATAGCTTAGTAAAATGGAAGTAATTATATGTTTTTTCATTAGTATAAAATTTAAATTTGGGGAAATTAAATTATACTATAACTTGTTTATTTTCAAATTATTGTGCTAATAGTAGCAAATATAACTTTTTATTTTTAAATTAATCTAAAATTGCAGCAATTCCAGGAAGTACTCGTCCTTCTAACATTTCTAACATTGCACCACCTCCAGTTGAAACATAACTCATTTTATCTTCAAATCCGAATTGTTTTACTGCAGCAACACTATCGCCACCACCTACAAGTGAAAAAGCACCATTTGCAGTTGATTCGGCTATGAAATCACCTAGTTTTATAGTTCCGTTTGCGAAACTTTCCATTTCAAAAACTCCTAAAGGTCCGTTCCAAAGTATCGTTTTCGAATCTAAAATTAATCTTCTGAAAATTTCTAATGATTTCGGACCTGCGTCTAAACCTTGCCATCCATCAGGAATTTGATTCACATCAATAACTTGTGTATTGGCATCGTTTGTAAAAGCATCTGCTGCGATAACATCAACAGGTAAGTGAATTTGAACTCCTTTTTCTTTGGCTTTTTTCAAGATTTCAATCGCTAAATCTAATTTATCATCTTCACAAATCGAATTTCCGATTTTTCCACCTAGCGCTTTGATAAAAGTAAAAGTCATTCCACCACCAATAATCATATGATTAACTTTATCTAAGATATTCTCGATAATAGTAATTTTTGAAGACACTTTACTTCCGCCTAAAATAGCCGTTACTGGTTTTTCAGAATCGCTCAATACTTTATTAATACTTTCAATTTCTTTGGCTAACAAATAACCAAAACACTTATCTTTTGGATAAAATTGAGCAATAATTGCAGTTGAAGCATGCGCTCTGTGTGCCGTTCCAAAAGCATCGTTAACATAAATATCACCCAATTTTGCTAATTTTTCAGCAAATGCAACATCCCCTTTTTCTTCTTCGGCATGAAAGCGAAGATTTTCTAATAATAAAATTTCACCTGCATTTAGACTAGCCGCTGCATTTTCAACTTCTGATCCAATACAATCGTTCACAAATTTTACTTTTTTACCTAAAACTTCTTCAATTTTATATACGATATGACTTAATGAATATTTTGCTTCAACACCTTTTGGTCTTCCTAAATGACTCATTAAAATAACACTTCCTCCATCATTAAGAATTTTATCTATTGTTGGTTTCGCAGCTTCAATTCTTGTAGCGTCAGTTACTTTAAAATTATCATCTAATGGTACATTAAAATCTACACGAATAATAGCTCTTTTGTTTGAAAAGTTAAAATCATTAAGGGTTTTCATGAATTCTATTTTAGGTTATATTGCAAATATAAAATATTGATGCTAATAAAATTATAACATCCCTCATATTTGCTAAAAAATTAACCGTTAACGTTTTCGTAATTGAAATTAAGCACTGATTTGTTCTCTTTACGTATATTTACAGCTCTTTTTACACATTTTTATGTATTAGCTTATGCTTTTTTCTGAGATTTTAGGACAAGAACATATTAAAAACCATTTAATTAAAAGTGCCAATGCTGGAAGAATTCCGCATGCACAATTATTTGTTGGTCCTGAAGGAAGCGGAACTTTACCTATGGCAATTGCTTATGCACAATATATTTTGTGTCAAAATTCAGCAGAAAATAATACAGGTAACGAAGCTTGTAATTTAAAATTCAATCATTTATCGCACCCTGATTTACATTTTGCTTTTCCCGTTGCTACTAATGATGAGGTTAAGAACAAACCAGTTAGTGCCAACTTTTTAACATCGTGGCGAGAATTTGTTTTGGAAAATCCGTATGCGGGATTGTTTGATTGGTACAAAAAAATAGGAGTAGAGAAGAAGCAAGGCCAAATAGGTGTTGATGAAGCCTCTGAAATAAACAAATCACTTGCCTTAAAAGCTTA contains:
- a CDS encoding GNAT family N-acetyltransferase; amino-acid sequence: MEIKFKIKRFNELSISELYNLLQLRSEVFVVEQNCVYQDVDGKDAKAIHVLGYYNEELVAYSRLFDKGYYFEETSIGRVVVKQKCRDKKFGHDLMRVSIEAIKENFNETTIEISAQEYLQKFYESHGFVKISEMYLEDDIPHIRMKKG
- a CDS encoding M1 family metallopeptidase; its protein translation is MKKLLIITLFSTIGFSQNNPNSGYWQQHVDYKMDVDMNVKNYQYKGHQELVYTNHSPDTLKKVYYHLYPNAFQPGSAMDVRLQTIADPDKRMVRSFKKGNEDVTESRISTLQPNEIGYLKISNFTQNGKPASTKVVGTVMEVELNEPILPHQKTTFVLDFDGQVPLQVRRSGRNSEEGVALSMTQWYPKMAEYDFEGWHADPYIGREFHGVWGNFDVKITLDKEYTIGGTGYLQNKNEIGHGYQDKSVEVKLPKKAKTLTWHFVAPNVHDFAWGADNEYLHDMVLGPNNVELHFFYKNKKENIENWKKLQPKTVELLAFFNKAVGEYPYKQYSIVQGGDGGMEYAMCTLITGNRSYGSLVGVTAHEFAHSWFQHILASNESKHEWMDEGFTSFISDLAMEQVLPSKTKDGEEVNPFEGAYQGYRYLAKSGKEQPLSTHADRYDFNMTYGIGAYSKGEIFLSQLGYVIGVENLMKTLKRYYNDYKFTHPTPNDIKRTAEKVSGANLDWYLVDWTQTTNTIDYGIKNVSEENNMSKVTLERIGRMPMPIDLLVVYEDGTQDTFYIPNTLMRWEKPNPFPIERTVLEGWDWAYPTFSFTTKKGIKAIVIDPSGLMADVDLNNNTWEKK
- the rnpA gene encoding ribonuclease P protein component; its protein translation is MKFTYPKHEKLKSQTAINLLFSEGKSVAKYPLRLVYVENPNAEEKLQIGVSVSKKYFKKAVDRNLFKRLLRESYRLNKNLLKIDSEKKYSMMLLYQTKDRLSFEEIQEKMILLFEKFQKETEK
- a CDS encoding MBL fold metallo-hydrolase; translation: MKIYPIEAGNFKLDGGAMFGVVPKSIWNRTNPADSNNLIDIAARCMLIEDGNRLILIDTGMGNKQSDKFFGYYSLWGDFSLEKSLKEKGFHPDDITDVFMTHLHFDHCGGSVNWNKDRTGYEVAFKNARYWTNENHWEWATIPNAREKASFLHENIIPMQESGHLHFISRPESGFSETSELDLGIFFADGHTEKQMLPHVNYKGKTIVFCADMLPTAGHIPIPYVTGYDTRPLLSMSEKEIFLKIAADNNYYLWLEHDAHNQIITVQNREKGVRLNEVFTCDEILN
- a CDS encoding S8 family peptidase produces the protein MRTLKPIYISAVAALVLSSCGSSKMISTPIENVDNQPLKITPLAENDLKRWSHLDLVKDTVPGMSVDKAYAELLKGKKSTTVIVGIVDSGVDIRHEDLQGQIWTNSKEIANNGKDDDNNGYIDDIHGWNFLGDSNDEQLEKTRIVAKGPGTPDYDKAKAELDEDIAGVMQTKQQIDMIVAADKAIKEHLKKDNFTLEDVKGIQTEDPTLSQYKAMFTQILSSTTKEAFDKRIQSGVDYVYDQLNYNLNVNFNGRKIVGDNPNDINDTKYGNNNVIGPDAEDAKHGTHVAGIVAQVRGNGKGGDGVAKNVKIMAIRAVPNGDEYDKDIALGIRYAVDNGAKVINGSFGKYFSPNKEWVQDALKYAAEKDVLVIFAAGNDSKDLDVVNKYPSDSYDGAPEISNNVLIVGALNVEYGSKMVAPFSNYGKKNVDVFAPGMKIYATTPNQSYEYLQGTSMASPNVAGVAALIRSYYPNLTAAQVKQIIMDSGLPLKNDVKVGEDQHKANFSEVSKTGKIVNAYNAIIMAEKMSK
- a CDS encoding HesB/IscA family protein; protein product: MIKVSDSAKKKAIELMTDDGFDATIDFIRVGVKSGGCSGLSYELKFDNQQKDEDKLFEDNGVKILVDKKSFLYLIGTTLEYSGGLNGKGFVFNNPNANRTCGCGESFSL
- a CDS encoding OmpA family protein, whose product is MRKILLFFIVIIPFLGFSQQDEEVHSIYFEFDKYNLKPEQADGVVNFVKKLDTTKVESIEIFGYCDDRGKDAYNYKLSTNRATTVKNKLVEKGIKNKIIITIEGKGRILIDEDVLDNVPEVRSKNRRVDVVVNYKPVVVSHLGIPHLYEQLPKNPVVGDRIYLDDVLFERGSSNLTFKAKKQLDFIARQLYRFPKLEFEIQGHVCCTPYHTEAIDRATKKRELSINRAERVFKYFSSKKIAKSRMKTIGLGNSQPLGKGSQFDRRVELVITKI
- a CDS encoding S41 family peptidase, with the translated sequence MRLLKKHYIITIFSVVFLFIGASFRNDFFEIAKQIEIFTETFKTVNQNYVDETNPGELMDVALKSMLSELDPYTVFFNEQDVLRFKINNTGEYTGIGALVQRIDGHVILKEVYKGFSADKAGLKAGDEIVQIDDINLKEYKEDASQLLRGSKSSKVNIQYLRLGKKQTTEIILNEVEIKAVPFFKLLDDNVGYIVLTKFTETASKEVRSALIDLKGKGATKIILDLRGNPGGLLHEAVNICNLFVPKGEIIVTTKSKNEKHNNTYRTQNQPLDLDIPLAVIVDGKSASASEIVSGALQDLDRAVVLGSRSFGKGLVQRPLNLSYGTQVKVTISRYYTPSGRCIQALDYSRKDENGKAIKKTQEEFNAFTTKKGRTVYDGGGIQPDIVIAETKTSSITDALLKNNAIFDFATQMYYQKPNNTSVSETDFNAFKNFVKNDKYKLDTETERALEVLLEKAKKEKIDVVIATQYEQLEQKIKQSEEAEIVKYKAEILKQIEEELIIRNHYREGLYSSYTDKNTEIKKAKEVLNNLAQYKSILKQ